The following proteins are encoded in a genomic region of Microcoleus sp. FACHB-68:
- a CDS encoding serine hydrolase, which produces MTFFRKDDQLETLGTGILESTWAKFPGLAQNQVAITWIVYDQPVPVNTGGALSPDAFWQHSVRGFSYRGVERIYPASVVKLFYLVAVHEWLEKGMSQNSAELERAIRDMIVDSSNDATSLVMDVLTGTTSGPELSAGPFETWKQQRNLINRYFQSFGWPEFESINVNQKTWCDGPYGRERAFLGELMENRNMLTTNATARLLHSIIGGVAVSSVRSQAMMELMKRSLNPADLAADPENQVTGFFGAGVPLDTRVWSKAGLTSQVRHDAAYIELPNRQPYLLVVFIEGKAHSTNEAILPFVSEQIAAAVCSW; this is translated from the coding sequence ATGACGTTTTTTCGTAAAGACGACCAATTAGAAACGCTAGGCACCGGCATCCTAGAGTCCACTTGGGCCAAGTTTCCCGGCTTAGCTCAAAATCAAGTTGCGATTACTTGGATAGTTTACGATCAGCCAGTGCCGGTGAATACCGGCGGTGCACTAAGTCCCGATGCGTTTTGGCAGCATTCTGTACGAGGCTTTAGCTATCGGGGGGTTGAGCGCATCTACCCGGCGAGTGTGGTGAAGCTGTTCTATTTGGTGGCGGTGCATGAGTGGCTGGAAAAAGGGATGAGCCAGAATTCAGCGGAACTCGAACGCGCGATTCGGGATATGATTGTCGATTCGAGCAATGATGCCACGAGTCTGGTAATGGATGTCTTAACCGGCACTACCAGTGGCCCAGAGTTGTCGGCTGGCCCGTTTGAAACTTGGAAACAGCAACGTAACCTGATCAACCGCTATTTTCAATCCTTCGGGTGGCCAGAGTTTGAGAGTATTAATGTTAACCAAAAAACTTGGTGTGATGGCCCTTACGGTCGGGAACGGGCTTTTTTGGGCGAGTTAATGGAAAATCGCAATATGCTCACCACCAATGCGACTGCTCGGTTGCTGCACAGTATCATCGGCGGTGTGGCGGTTTCTTCGGTGCGTTCCCAAGCGATGATGGAACTGATGAAACGCAGTTTAAACCCTGCCGATCTCGCTGCTGATCCTGAAAATCAAGTGACGGGTTTTTTTGGTGCTGGTGTGCCTTTGGATACCAGGGTTTGGTCTAAAGCCGGTTTGACTAGCCAAGTCCGTCACGATGCTGCTTACATTGAGTTACCTAACCGGCAGCCCTATTTGCTGGTTGTGTTTATAGAAGGTAAGGCACACAGTACCAACGAAGCGATTTTACCTTTTGTCTCGGAGCAAATTGCTGCGGCTGTTTGTTCTTGGTAA